ATAGCAGCAACTACTCCCAACTGAGTATATCTATCCATTCTTTTAGCTTCTTTTTTATCCATATAGAGAGCCGGATCAAAATCTGTTACCTCACCACCTATTCTGACGGAATGTTTGCTTACATCAGTGATGGTAATAGGCTTTATTCCGCTCTCACCTTTTGTCAATTTATCCCAGAACAAGTCACGGCCTACTCCGAATGGACTTACAATTCCCATTCCAGTGACAACAACTCTTCTGGTATTTTTATTCATCATAATTACCTATCTACCAATTTTCTCTTACGCTGAATGACCTTCAATGTAATTTACAGCATCTTTAACTGTAATGATTTTTTCTGCTTCTTCGTCTGGAATTTCAATACCGAATTCTTCTTCAAAAGCCATTACTAATTCTACTGTATCTAATGAATCAGCACCTAAATCAGCAGTAAAACTAGCATCTGCTGTAACTTCTGATTCTTCAACACTTAACTGTTCTACTACTACTTTTTTTACTCTGTCTAATATTGCGGAACTCATTTTCTTTTCTCCTTTTTTACTATTAACCACTAACTACTAGAACATATTATGAGTTTTATTTATTTTATCACAAATCATTTTGTTAAATCCGTACGTCTTTGTCCACTTAAATCTAGTTATTGTAAATCTTTATTAATTACAAAAACTAGATTATATCACTAAACCACCGTCAACACCTATAACCTGGCCGGTTATATATGTACCTGTTGTTACAAGGAATGTAACAACAGCTGCTATATCTTCAGGTTGGCCTAATTTACCAAGAGGAATTCTTTCAGCAATTTTTGCTGTATCTAAATGTTGTGTCATTGGTGTATCAATGAATCCTGGAGCTATAGCATTAACGGTAATTCCACGTGATCCAAGTTCTTTTGCAAGAGTTTTTGTCATTCCGATAGCACCAGCTTTAGCCGCTGCATAGTTAACCTGGCCTGGATTACCGTTGACACCTACTATACTAGCCATATTAATAATACGACCTGTTCTTTGTTTCATCATAACTTTTGCAACTGGTTTTGTTACAAAGAATATACTGTTTAAATTGGTATTGATTACACTTAACCAGTCTGCATCTGACATTCTGATTAAAAGTCCGTCTCTGGTAATACCTGCATTGTTAACAAGAACATCAATTCTTCCATATTCACTAACAATTTCATCTACCATTTTTTGCACAGATGCACTGTCAGTCACATCAGCAGCAATGGCTTTTGCTTCTCCGCCTAATTCTTGGATTTCTTTTACTACAGAATTTGCATCATCATCGCAGCCAGGATAGTAATTGATAATAGCAACATATCCTATCTTAGCAAGTTCTACTGCGCAAACTTTACCTATGCCTCTTGATGCACCTGTGACTAAAGCAATTTTTTTTATATCACTCATAACTCAAACCCTTATACTAAACTGTTACCTGTATATTTAACGTATT
This is a stretch of genomic DNA from Candidatus Melainabacteria bacterium RIFOXYA2_FULL_32_9. It encodes these proteins:
- a CDS encoding acyl carrier protein — encoded protein: MSSAILDRVKKVVVEQLSVEESEVTADASFTADLGADSLDTVELVMAFEEEFGIEIPDEEAEKIITVKDAVNYIEGHSA
- a CDS encoding 3-oxoacyl-[acyl-carrier-protein] reductase, producing MSDIKKIALVTGASRGIGKVCAVELAKIGYVAIINYYPGCDDDANSVVKEIQELGGEAKAIAADVTDSASVQKMVDEIVSEYGRIDVLVNNAGITRDGLLIRMSDADWLSVINTNLNSIFFVTKPVAKVMMKQRTGRIINMASIVGVNGNPGQVNYAAAKAGAIGMTKTLAKELGSRGITVNAIAPGFIDTPMTQHLDTAKIAERIPLGKLGQPEDIAAVVTFLVTTGTYITGQVIGVDGGLVI